One Falco peregrinus isolate bFalPer1 chromosome 6, bFalPer1.pri, whole genome shotgun sequence DNA segment encodes these proteins:
- the APPL2 gene encoding DCC-interacting protein 13-beta encodes MPAVDKLLLEEALQDSPQTRSLLSVFEEDAGTLTEYTNQLLQAMQRVYGAQNEMCLATQQLSKQLLAYEKQHFALGKGDEEVISTLHYFSKVVDELNILHSELAKQLADTMVLPIIQFREKDLTEVSTLKDLFGLASNEHDVSMAKYSRLPKRKENEKLKAEVAKEVANARRKQHLSSLQYYCALNALQYRKRVAMMEPMLGYTRGQINFFKKGAEMFSKRMDSFLSSVSDMVQSIQGELDAEAEKMRVSQQDLIAVNESVYIPDSDVTSPAINRNLIQKAGYLNLRNKTGLVTTTWERLYFFTQGGNLMCQPRGAVAGGLIQDLDNCSVMAVDCEDRRYCFQITTPTGKAGITLQAESKKEYEEWICAINNISRQIYLTDNPEAAAIKLNQTALQAVTPITSFGKKHEVHYPSQNVKNTENNKVIPNELAGIQDSTQLIAPGTPIQFDIVLPATEFLDQNRGGRRANPFGESEDSSRDEEEDSLLQQMFVVRFLGSMAVQSDDTSEVIYEAMRQVLAARAIHNIFRMTESHLMVTSKNLRLIDPQTQVTRTSFELTTVTQFAAHQDNRRLIGFVVHLSEAPGEESMSAYVFESNTEGEKICYAISLGKEIIEAQKDPEALAQLMKSVPLTNDGKFVLLNDQSEEDGAMREEGEESEA; translated from the exons ATGCCCGCCGTCGACAAGCTCCTTCTGGAAGAGGCTCTGCAGGACAGCCCGCAG ACTCGGTCTTTGCTTAGTGTCTTCGAAGAAGATGCAGGAACCCTTACTGAATATACAAACCAGTTGCTTCAGGCAATGCAACGAGTCTATGGTGCTcag AATGAAATGTGTCTTGCCACACAGCAGCTTTCGAAGCAGCTCCTTGCTTATGAAAAGCAG cATTTTGCCTTAGGTAAAGGAGATGAAGAAGTGATATCCACTCTTCATTACTTTTCAAAAGTTGTGGACGAG CTCAATATTCTTCATTCTGAACTGGCAAAACAGCTTGCAGATACAATGGTTCTCCCAATCATACAATTTCGGGAAAAGGATCTCACag aagTAAGCACGTTGAAGGATCTTTTTGGCCTTGCTAGCAATG AACATGACGTGTCCATGGCAAAGTATAGCAGGTTACcgaaaaggaaagaaaatgaaaag CTTAAGGCAGAAGTGGCAAAAGAAGTGGCAAATGCAAGAAGAAAGCAGCACCTGTCATCTCTGCAGTATTACTGTGCCCTGAATGCTCTGCAATACAGGAAGAGAGTGGCAATGATGGAACCTATGCTAGGATATACACGAGGACAG aTCAACTTTTTTAAGAAAggagcagaaatgttttccaaaagaaTGGACAGCTTTTTGTCATCTGTTTCAGACATGGTTCAAAG catacAGGGAGAGCTGGATGctgaagctgaaaaaatgaGGGTATCCCAGCAGGACTTAATTGCAGTTAATGAATCTGTTTACATCCCAGATTCTGATGTAACTTCACCTGCTATCAATAGAAATCTCATCCAGAAGGCTGGCTACCTTAATCTTAGAAA TAAAACAGGTCTGGTGACTACAACTTGGGAAAGACTGTATTTCTTCACTCAAGGTGGCAACTTGATGTGTCAGCCAAGGGGAGCAGTAGCTGGAGGATTGATTCAGGACCTGGACAACTGCTCTGTTATGGCTGTAGACTGTGAAGACAGAAGATACTGCTTTCAGATCACTACTCCTACAGGCAAAGC GGGTATAACCCTTcaagcagaaagcaagaaagaataCGAggag TGGATATGTGCCATCAACAACATCTCCAGACAGATCTATCTCACTGACAATCCAGAG GCAGCTGCAATCAAGTTAAATCAGACAGCCCTACAAGCAGTGACTCCCATTACCAGCTTTGGGAAAAAACACGAAGTTCATTACCCCAG CCAGAATGTgaagaatacagaaaacaataaaGTAATTCCTAATGAATTGGCTGGCATTCAAGACTCCACACAACTCATTGCTCCTGGAACACCGATTCAATTTGATATCGTACTGCCTGCCACAGAATTCCTGGACCAGAACAGAGGTGGCAG GCGTGCAAACCCGTTTGGGGAATCtgaagacagcagcagagatgaggaGGAAG ATTCACTCCTGCAGCAGATGTTCGTAGTTCGGTTTTTAGGATCTATGGCTGTTCAGTCAGACGACACGAGTGAGGTGATTTATGAAGCTATGAGACAAGTGTTAGCTGCTCGTGCTATTCACAACATATTCCGTATGACTGAATCCCACCTCATGGTCACCAGCAAGAACCTGAG GTTAATAGATCCTCAAACCCAAGTTACACGAACAAGC TTTGAACTCACCACTGTGACACAGTTTGCTGCTCATCAGGATAACAGGCGACTGATTGGCTTTGTGGTCCATCTCAGCGAGGCACCGGGAGAAGAATCCATGAGCGCATATGTTTTTGAGAGCAacacagaaggggaaaag atttgctATGCCATTAGCTTGGGAAAAGAAATCATTGAGGCACAGAAG gacCCAGAAGCATTAGCTCAGCTAATGAAGTCTGTGCCGTTAACAAATGATGGGAAGTTCGTGCTTCTGAACGATCAGTCAGAAGAGGATGGAGCCATGCGCGAAGAAGGGGAGGAATCGGAAGCGTAA